TCTAATGGCAAAAAAACTGGTTGAGATTGCCCAAAAAGAAGGTGCAAATGTTATTGCTCATGGTTGTACAGGTAAAGGTAATGATCAAGTAAGATTTGAAGTATCTATTAAGGCATTAGATCCTTCTATAAAAATTATTGCTCCTTGGAGAATATGGGAAATTAAGTCTAGGGAGGAAGAAATTGCCTATGCCCTAAAGAAGGGAATTCCAATATCTATAACCAAAGAAAAAATATACAGTGTAGATAAAAATATATGGCATATAAGCCATGAAGGAGGAGATTTAGAGGATCCATGGAATGAACCTAAACCTGAGTTATTCGATATGGTTACTCCACCTGAAAAAGCACCCGATGTTGCTGAATATGTAACCATAGAATTTGAAAAAGGGATTCCAGTGAAGATAAACGAAGAAGAACTTTCGCCCGTAGAGTTGATAAAGAAAGCCAATGAAATTGCATCAAGAAATGGTGTGGGGATTGCAGATATCGTAGAAAATCGATTAGTTGGAATGAAATCAAGAGGTGTGTATGAAACTCCAGGTGGAACATTACTATATACTGCACATAAAGAACTGGAAAGCTTGGTACTTGACAAAGAAACGTCAAGATTCAAAGATTTAGTGGCACAAAAGTATGCGGATCTTGTTTATAATGGATTGTGGTTCTCTCAGTTGAAAGAAAGTTTAGATGCTTTTGTTAATGAAACGCAGAAGGTTGTTACCGGTGTTGTGAAATTGAAACTTTACAAAGGGAACATTATAATTGCAGGATTAAGTTCACCATATTCCTTATACAACGAAGAGTTAGCTACATTTGGAGAAGATAAGATTTATGATCAAAAGGATGCAGAAGGTTTTATAAACTTGTTTGGACTACCTTTGAAGATGAGAGCTTATCAGATGAAGCATTTTGTTGAAAATCAAAAATATAACAAAACGACTGTAGGAGGAGAACAATGAAATTGTGGGGTGGTCGGTTTAAAGAAAAAATTGCAGAAGATATGGAAATTTTTAATTCATCGATAAATGTCGATATCAGATTATTGCCCTACGATATAGAAGCTTCTTTAGCCCATGCGAAAGGGTTGAAAAAGGCAAAAATAATTACTGACGAAGAGTTTGAACAAATTGAAAGAGCGTTAAGAGAAATAAAAGAAGAAAAGTTTGAAGAGATTCCAATGGTAGAAGATGTGCACACATTGGTAGAGCAAATGTTGGTTGAAAAGATAGGAGACGTTGGCAAAAAAATTCACACAGCAAGAAGTAGGAACGACCAAATAGCAACAGATGAAAGATTGTATTTACGAAATGAAATATTAAAAATTATAGATTTATTAGGCCAATTAAACGCTGTTTTATTGGAACTTTCCAAAAAGCACAAAAACAAAATTATGCCCGGTTACACACATATGCAAAGAGCTCAACCTATCACATTTTCACATCATTTATTAGCTTACATGGAGATGTTTAAAAGGGATATAGAACGGTTGAAAGATTCTTTAAAAAGAGTGAATGTTTTGGTTTTAGGTTCAGGAGCTTTAGCTGGAACGTCATACGATATAGATAGAATGTATGTGGCTTCATTGTTAGACTTTAAAGAAGTTTCACTAAACAGTATTGACGGAGTAAGCGATAGGGATTTTATCATTGAATTCTTATCATTAGCTTCCTTGATAATGATGCATTTGAGTAGATTTTCTGAGGAAGTAGTACTTTGGTCTACCCAAGAGTTCAATTTTGTAGAATTAAGTGA
The nucleotide sequence above comes from Petrotoga miotherma DSM 10691. Encoded proteins:
- the argH gene encoding argininosuccinate lyase, with the protein product MKLWGGRFKEKIAEDMEIFNSSINVDIRLLPYDIEASLAHAKGLKKAKIITDEEFEQIERALREIKEEKFEEIPMVEDVHTLVEQMLVEKIGDVGKKIHTARSRNDQIATDERLYLRNEILKIIDLLGQLNAVLLELSKKHKNKIMPGYTHMQRAQPITFSHHLLAYMEMFKRDIERLKDSLKRVNVLVLGSGALAGTSYDIDRMYVASLLDFKEVSLNSIDGVSDRDFIIEFLSLASLIMMHLSRFSEEVVLWSTQEFNFVELSDQYSTGSSIMPQKKNPDSVELIRGKTGRVYGNLFALLTTMKGLPLAYNKDMQEDKEPLFDTVDTLKGCLKVFIGLLGTIRVNEKKMEEAVKFGYLNATDLADYLVKKGIPFRTAHDIVGKLVAYAITKNVSLEELNISEFRNFCQLIDEDVYEFLDLKNILKRRKTIGAARWEEDV